The following proteins are encoded in a genomic region of Pyrus communis chromosome 11, drPyrComm1.1, whole genome shotgun sequence:
- the LOC137707463 gene encoding protease Do-like 9, which yields MYIQHISPASATTVNDALSLPPVTHPLSPELINISASGLADQNGGCGNDSSVVSEPPMTVPRRGRVGRVVPSMDAVVKVFCVHTAPNFSLPWQRKKQYSSSSSGFVIGGRRILTNAHSVDHHTQVKLKKRGSDTKYLATVLAIGAECDIAMLTVSDDQFWEGISPVEFGDLPALQDAVTVVGYPIGGDTISVTSGVVSRMEILPYVHGSTELLGMQIDAAINSGNSGGPAFNDKGECVGIAFQSLKHEAAENIGYVIPVPVIMHFIRDYEKNGAYTGFPILGIEWQKMENPDLRMSMAMRPDQKGICIRRLEPTAPESQLLKPSDVILSFDGVNIANDGTVPFKHGERIGFSYLVSQKYLGDNALIKVLRNFETLEFNIKLAKHKELIPSHIEGKPPSFYIIAGFVFTAVSVPYLRSEFGNIFDVPIKLLDKHLHAMARSIDEQLIVVSQVLVADINIGYEDIVNNQVLTFNGMPVKTLKNFVSMVENCDDEYLKFGLECNQMVVLQTKTAKAATPDILTTHCISSSMSDDLKTKENTLEEVQSMANDPRDTILEKVEAVYMP from the exons ATGTATATCCAACACATCAGTCCCGCCAGTGCCACCACCGTCAATGACGCCCTTTCCCTCCCTCCCGTAACCCATCCCCTCAGCCCCGAGCTCATCAACATATCGGCTTCCGGATTGGCCGACCAAAACGGCGGTTGTGGGAACGATTCGTCGGTCGTTTCGGAGCCGCCGATGACAGTGCCGAGGCGGGGGAGGGTGGGGAGAGTTGTCCCGTCCATGGACGCGGTGGTGAAGGTGTTCTGCGTCCACACTGCGCCGAACTTCTCGCTGCCGTGGCAGAGGAAGAAGCAGTACAGCTCCAGCAGTAGTGGGTTTGTGATTGGGGGCAGGAGGATTTTGACCAATGCGCATTCGGTGGATCATCATACCCAGGTCAAGCTCAAGAAACGGGGCTCCGATACTAAGTACTTGGCCACTGTGTTGGCCATTGGAGCCGAATGCGATATCG CGATGCTTACGGTGAGTGATGATCAGTTCTGGGAAGGGATTTCACCTGTGGAGTTTGGAGATTTGCCTGCACTGCAAGATGCCGTGACAGTGGTTGGGTACCCGATTGGGGGTGACACAATCTCCGTGACGAGCGGAGTTGTGTCAAGGATGGAGATCCTGCCTTATGTTCATGGCTCCACCGAGCTTCTGGGAATGCAG ATAGATGCTGCAATCAACTCTGGAAACTCTGGTGGCCCTGCCTTTAATGATAAGGGAGAATGCGTGGGAATTGCATTTCAGTCCCTCAAACATGAAGCTGCGGAAAATATAGGCTATGTTATACCAGTACCAGTTATTATGCATTTCATTCGAGATTATGAGAAGAATGGCGCATATACAGGGTTCCCAATTCTCGGAATTGAGTGGCAAAAGATGGAGAATCCTGATCTTCGCATGTCAATGGCGATGAGACCTGATCAAAAGGGTATCTGTATTAGAAGGCTGGAACCTACAGCTCCAGAATCTCAACTGCTAAAGCCATCTGATGTTATTCTTAGTTTTGATGGGGTTAACATTGCTAATGATGGCACAG TTCCATTCAAGCATGGAGAGCGCATAGGTTTCAGTTACCTTGTATCTCAAAAATACTTAGGTGACAATGCTCTAATAAAAGTTCTTCGGAACTTTGAGACACTTGAGTTCAACATTAAACTTGCAAAACACAAGGAACTCATCCCATCACACATCGAGGGAAAACCTCCTTCCTTTTATATCATTGCTGGATTCGTTTTCACAGCTGTATCCGTTCCATATCTGCGTTCTGAG TTTGGAAATATATTTGACGTTCCAATCAAACTGTTGGACAAGCATTTACATGCAATGGCACGTTCTATTGACGAACAGCTCATTGTTGTTTCTCAG GTACTTGTTGCTGACATTAATATTGGATATGAGGACATTGTTAACAATCAG GTTCTTACTTTCAATGGTATGCCTGTGAAGACTCTGAAGAACTTCGTCAGCATGGTCGAGAATTGTGATGACGAGTACCTTAAGTTCGGCCTCGAatgcaatcag ATGGTTGTTCTGCAAACAAAAACTGCCAAGGCAGCGACGCCGGATATCCTCACGACACATTGCATATCATCGTCCATGTCTGATGATCTTAAGACTAAAGAGAAT